The DNA segment ACTTAATTGATCGTGGCCCTAAAAGCGCACAAGTAATTGATTTTGTCAAGGACAATAATTATCCTTGTCTGCTGGGAAATCATGAGCAAATGTTATTAAGCATTTTGACTGGCAGTAACACTTCTGCATCCGCAATGCAAGCATGGCTGTATGGTGGAGGGCAAGCAACTATAGCCAGTTACGAAGAAGCGAGTATTCCTGAGGAACATATGCAGTGGTTGAAAAGTTTGCCGCTGTATCTCGATTTGGGAGATATTTGGTTAACTCATGCTGGCGTAGACCCTGAAATACCTTTGGTAGAACAAACTGCCGAACAATTTTGCTGGATACGCGACGAATTTCACAGCATTGAACAACCATACTTTTCTGATAAGCTGATGATCATCGGTCATACCATCACCTTTACCTTCCCTGGCGTTGCCCCTGGTAAGTTAGCACAAGGGCAGGGATGGCTAGATATAGATACTGGTGCTTACCATCCCCGCAGCGGCTGGTTAACTGGATTGGACGCTACAAATAACTTAATTTATCAAGTCAACGTTTTTAATAATTCTGTCCGTACCTTGCCCTTAGCTGAAGGGGTGGTCATGGTTAAACCTGAGAAAAGAACTGCTCGCCGCCATAAGCAACGAGCATAATTAATGGTTGACATTTTAGTTAAAGTATGGCTTTGATATTAGCTCGATAAGCCGCATTATCCAATCCGTCACGCTGATTGCTAGGTTGGGCATTAATAGAACGTTGGAGGGCATTAATGCGATCGCCTGTGCCAGGGTGAGTACTCAAAAATGTCGGCACAGAACCCCCTCCTTGCATCAGCTTTTGCATAAAAGAAACCATTGCCGACTGGCCATAACCAGCTTGTGTCAAAGTTTTTAATCCTCTATTATCGGCATCAAATTCATCTTGACGACTGCGGGGACGGTTGAGTGCTAAGTCTATACCAATTCCCACAGCGGCATTGCGATCTAAACCTGCTGCTGAAGCTACACCACTAGCAATCTCTCTTTGCCGCATCTGTTGTACTAAGTGTTTGCCAGTAATGTGACCAATTTCATGGGCAATTACACTCGCTAGTTCCGCTTCATTATCTGCGGCTTTCATCAAACCTGTGTGAATATAGACAAATCCCCCTAAAGTAGCAAAGGCATTGATAGCCTTATCGTCAACTACTTGGAAGGTAAAAGGAAGATTGGGGCGATCGCTATTAGCTACCAAGCGCTGACCAATTTGTTCCACATAGCGATTAATTTGAGTATTGCGGCTGAGTCGAATATTACTACTTTGCAACTGCTGATTCATCTGCCTACCAAGATCAACCTCTTGGCGATCAGACATATTAGACATCTGAATTACCTGTATTCCCCGGAAGAGCAGAGACCGGATATCGAAGGCATTTCCCGGCATTGGTGTAGTTAGGCACAGAGTTAGGGCAACTACCACCGAAATCAACGGATAAAACCAACGTCGCCGTCCATTATGATTATTTGCAAAAAAGTTTTGCCAATTCATAGTAATTAGGTTTATGGGATAAATTACATGACGTATCTAGAGGCTTCTAAGTTGCATTATTGACTTAAATCCAAGTTTCTATACCAGTATGGCTCCCTATTTGCCAACCCGTGATAAACTGGCGCATAACGACAAAACCCAGACCTTTTGAACGATTACCAGCTAATCAACTAAAGAAACTTGCCCTGTCCATGACAAAACTTGTTGCTAAAATCAATTATTCTGCTTCTATCTAGGAAAAGTTTCTATGGCTATTTTAGATTCCAAAGGACGCTTGTTCGGCAAAATCAATCTCCTTGATTTAGGTGCTGCACTGGTAATTCTATTCGTAATAATTGGTATATTTGTTTTTCCTGGAACTACTGGTTCTGTTGCCCAGGTGGGGATTAAAACCGTACCCATTGAGGTAGATTTAGCCGTTCGCGGTTTGAATGTCCGCGATCCTGAGCGGTTATTTGAGAAAGGATTCACAAAAGGCGGTAAAACTAACGTGATTATCCGTAATCAACCCTACGGTCAAATTGGGATAAAATCCGTTCAAGTGTTACCTAGAACCTTAACAGTTTCCCAACCAGATGGTTCAGTTAAGGAATTACCAGATCCCAGGACAAACAATTTCAGTACAGATATGCTTTTAACTTTAGAAGGGAAAGCCCAAATTACTGACACTGGTCTAGTTTTAGGTAAGAGCCAAGTTAAAATTGGTACGACTTTTGAATTAGAAGGTTTTAACTATAACTTTAATTCTACTGTTATCGATGTCCGATTGTTAGATAACTAATAGCAAAGAAGAAGACGCGATAAATCGCGTCTCTACAAGGCTAGAAAAGATCACTAATCTAGCATCGGTAAAAATTGCCGAATTAACCCAATAGTCACAGCTGGTAGTTCCAACTGAGGCGTTAATCCCACATCTTCTAATGGTTGAAATATTCGGATAGCTTGGGGATTCTTCTCCGAAAGACGACGACCAATATCTGGGCCAGTAAATTCTGACTTTTGTCCCCAAATAATCGCGGTAGGAGTTTTCAACTGTTGAATATATAGAGATAAATCAAAACATAAGTCGCCACGGACAAAAGACAGGGCGGCATATTCAGCATTGGGTTGCTGGGCAGATTTTAGGTAAGCTTCGACAATTTCCTCGTATATGCGATTAGACTGGGCAAATTGCCGTTGCTCTAAAAAGTTACGAATACCTGCACTCGTCGCAATTCCAGTGCTATAAAGCACGCGGTCAATAATGGGAACGCTAACTATTTGGGCAAAAACGCTGCGAGAGTAGTCTTCGCCAAAATCGGAGAGTCCGGCTGGTGTGACCAGAGTTAAAGACTTGAATAAATCAGGATAGGCGATCGCGACTCGAATTGTAAAGGCCGCAGTCAGGGAAGAAGCGATTACTTTCACAGGCCCTGTACAAGTCTGCTGGATAAACTCCCGAATCGTTGTCAGATAATCATCAATCATGTAGTTTCGGGCTGGATGCTCAGACCTACCCCAACCAATTAAATCTGGTGCTAAAATCCGATACTCGGCAGCAAAAGCCGGATAAACTTTTGACCACTCATAAGCAGAAGACCCGCCACCAAAGCCATGCAGGAATACCAAAGTTTCCTTTTCCTGTTTGGCGGCGGAATTTTCCTGCCAAGGTGAGCTAGTGGCAGTATAATAAACCATCTTACCTAGTGAGGTAATTATGGAGCGTTGCTCAAATCCTTGTGGCTGAAACATAGGTATCTATTAAGTTTCTATGATGGTGATTGAATATGACGGATAGTTACTTCACCCCAAAGTGCTGATCTGTTGAATTTAAATTCCCCACAATTCTGATGATCGACGACCCAATAATTATGCACATCTGGCCTCCGTCAGATTAAGTAGATCGGCACTATGTGCCTGTGCCTCTGGGGTTTTCAGACTCGCGTCTGTTTCGGGTAATTTTTCGGCTCTGCTAAAAAATATATTTGCTTGTAATTACTACTATACAAGGATTTATCATTAGACATTATTGTGAGTAAGTAGGTTAAAACTGTGGCAAAGGCTTCATTTTCTTGGCAGCAACGGATCAACCAGATTCCTCATTGGTCGCTTTTCAAGTTCAAGAGAGGAAGCCCAAAGCAACGCACTTTCAAGCCTCTGTCTGGGCCGGGAGGCATTCTAGGCTTTTTCACAATTATTGTGGCGATGCTGTTGTGGAACTGGAAATTACTATTGGCACTTCTAGTTGGCGTTGGGGTAATGTTATTAGTTTACTCAATGCAAAAATGGGACTGGCAACTGCACTTATCCCAGATGTGGAAATTTTTAAACAGTCCCAATTGTCGTTTGGCCTTAGCAGTAGGTAGTGGCGGTATTGCCACTGTTAGCACATACATGGCAGCCGCTATCTGGGTTGACTCTAAAAGTTCCTGGATTGCTGCTGGTGCGATTTTGCAAGGCTTGGGAACGTTATTAACTTTAATTTTATTGATGTGGCAAATCGTCAGTTTTTACGGCAACCAAGAGCGAAATAACCTTGATCAATTGTTGGTGAATTTAACAGAACCAGATCCTTTGCAGCGTTTGATTGCCATCCGACAATTAACTAAAATTATCACCAGTCAGCAAGTTGATTCCCAGGTGCAGGAAGAAGTTATGCAATGCTTGCGGCTATTACTAAGTCAAGAGCCGGAAACAGTGATTAGAGATGCGGCTTTAGACAGTTTACAAGCTTTGGATCGCAGGCGATCATCGCTACCATTGAGCAAAGTTACTTATTCGTGATCAACATTGACCGAATTCAAATATGCGTCTTCGGTGAACCCTTGTAGAGACTTTGTATGCAAGGTCTCTACATTGTTTGTTTGAGATATTTAATGACTTTGAACTTTTGGCGATTGTCGATCAATGCGTCCATTACGTACTTGCACTACTAGATGATTGCATCGACGCACCAATTGTTCATCATGAGTAGTCACAATTACGGTTGCGCCAAAGGTATTTAACTTTTGGAGAATCTGCATAACTTGCCAAGAATTATCAGGATCAAGGTTACCTGTTGGCTCATCAGCTAAAAGTAATGGAGGTGTGCCAACGATAGCCCGCGCAATACTTACTCGTTGTTGTTCTCCCCCAGAAAGTTGGTCGGGAAAACAGTCGGCTTTAGTCAGTAAACCTACTAGCTTCAAAGTTGGTTCTAAACGTCGGTAAATTTCCTTACGAGTATATCCTTGAGCTTGCAACACAAAAGTGATATTTTCTGCCACCGTCCGCTGAGGAATTAATTTGTAGTCTTGAAATACTATACCAATGCGTCGCCGTAATTTTGACAGGCGATCGCCTCGCAAACTTTTAATATTACAGTCATTAACAATAACATCGCCCTGTGTTGCTAACTCTTGACCATACAACAGTTTTAACAGGGTTGATTTCCCCGAACCACTAGGCCCTGTGATAAATAAAAAGCCCTTCTTTTTGACCTCTAAATTTACATCCAATAAGGCATGACAGCCATTTCTATAGGTTTTTGTCACAGAGCGTAATTGTACAATTGCATCTGTGTTGCTACTATGCTGTTGAGTTTGGGTATTTTCGGTGTTAATTGATTTATCAGTAATTGTTGGGGTTGTTAATACTGGCATTCTAAACTTTCCTCACGTCCTCAACCAAATAGCTGGAAGTTGTGATTTTATCTTCACCTTAAAAACAGGATTCCCCGCTTTTACCGAGAAATCTCAAATTGAAAGTCCAAAAATAAAAATTTGTTAAAGCTTTAAATATTTAAGTACGTAATAACACTCTACAGTATCTTGTACAGACGCGATCAATCGCGTCTGGGCAATCAGCACTAAATTGCACCCCTGGCGGTCAAACGATAAATAAAAGCTTTCACCACAAATTCCGGCAAAGCCAACATCCGCCGCCAACGCCAGGGTTCTTGATAAAGACGATACAGCCATTCCAAGTTATTGTTTCCTAACCAAGCCGGAGCGCGAGTTTTTATCCCTGACCAAATATCGAAGCTACCACCAACACCAATCCAAATTGCTTGGGGGCATAAATGACGGTTTTGGGCAATCCATAACTCTTGACGTGGCACTCCCAAACCGACAAAAATTAATTGTGGCTGTAATTCGGTCAGTCTTTGTTTTAATAGCTCTTCTTCTTCTGGAGTATGGTATCCAGAATTAGTACCTACTATATTCAATTTGGGGATTTGCTGCTGCCAAAATTCTGCGGCTTGTGCAACTACTCCAGGTGTTCCACCATAGAAAAACAGTTTTGTATCTGGTTGCTGTTGTCCGATTTGTTGCAACAGGCTTTCTGATAGCTCAATCCCTGGACAACGCTGCACTTTTTGCCAAAAAAGCCATCGCAAATACAAAACTACCCCTGCACCATCGGGAATGACTAGCTCGGCATTTTGAATCACTTGAGCAAGAGCTTGATTCCGTTCTGCCTGCATAGTCATTTCTGCATTCAGCGTAACTACATGAGTCCCTATGCTGTGTTGCAGGCATTCCAGCAACCAACCTGGATAGTTACTCATGACATGAACTGGTATTCCCAGTACCGAAAACATTTGAGGCGGTTTAAACATAGCCCGATCTTGAATTAGACTCACACCAGATTCTCCAGACCGTAAGTCTATCAAATTTTTCTACACGCCGTCTGTAAAGAATTGAAGCAACAATATTTATTGGCGCTGCTGTGTAATCAGACTGTATTACCTTAATCTCGGTATCGATCAAGAAAAAATTTAGCCATAATCAAGATTGACACTCTCAGGTCTAAAGACACTGAGATTTTTAGGAGATTTTCACTCGTAAAGGCTGTGCCAAACAGCCACTAGACACTCCGCTTAAAGCATTGTGCTTACTTTTTCTGAGAATATTAGCCGCACCGTTGCAGTCTGCATTCACCAAAATACCATCCTGAGTACGATACAGCCCCCGCTTGATTCGCTTACCAGAGAACTCATACTTCTTGGGGTTGTCAGCATTAAAAACAGGAATAGTGTCATTGTCCAAAAAACTAGCTTTGCTAGTATAGGACTCTTCCTGTTCCGCATACTTGATTCCGTATCGCTCACACAGAGATTTCAGCTTAAGTCTAAAACTGCTATGGGGAATCTGTACAAAGTTTTGATTATTGCGAGAACCAATACTAATAGATTGTTTGATCTCAATATTGAAACCAACTATCAACTTATCAATACGATGCTCAAGACAGTGGTTGATAACATATCTAGCCGCTTTGTTCAAATAATCACGAACCTTGGCATGACGATTAATAGCCAGTCTAGCTTGGCGCTCGGTAGTCCCCTTGATTTTCTGCAAATCCTTAATAGATTGCAGTCTAGCGTTTTCTTTGTTGAACCATTGGTTAAAGGATTTAAGTGGTTTGCCATCCAAAATAAAGGATGCCCCATTGGTATCAATACAGGTTGCTAGATTATCAAGTCCCAAGTCAATGCTAATAGCACTTTCTGGTTTAGTCTCAATCGGTGTTTCTTGAGCTTCAAAGATAAATTCCACCTCAAAAAAGCGGCCATTATATTTTGGGAGTATGCGAACTTCTTTGAGAGTTTCTTGGTTTAATCGCTCAGGGAATGGTATCCAGATTTCACCATGTTCAGCCTTGAAAGCGGTAGACATAGGAATCCGAAATTTTCCATCTTTGACCTTAACTCTTGGTATGATCAAAGGGAAATATCCGTCCTTGGGCAGGTAGTGAGGTAATCTTACTTTACTGCTGTAAAACCCAGATTTAACTGAAGCAATCAATCCGTAGAAGCTGCGAAAAGTTCTGTCAACCACTTTCAATGTTTGTTGAGCAATATCGGTGTTAAGCAACCGATAGTTCTCATTTGCTTTGCAGTGGTGATAATTAGACTCATATTTCAAATGTTTCCGTTCTTGAAAGTAATACTGCCTAACTGTGTAAAGCCCTATGTTGTAAAGGTTCTTACTCAGTCTACAAAGTTCTTTGAGGGCTGTGAATTCATTAACTTTGAGTTTTCGTATTTGATTCTTTTGAGTCAGATACATTTTAGTTTCGCTGTAACTAAGTTACCCTAGCGAAAAGCATGGAGATTGTCAAGATGCAGTCAGACCGAGGCGGTTAAAACCGCCCGTGTCGCTTCCCTCTCAGGGCTAAAGCCACGCTCGTTTCCCGCATACCGTGAGGTCTTATGATTTATTAGCGTGCATCTATATCGAATTTTGGAGGAAGGCATTTGCCATAAATTAGATTCGTCAGATGACAGAGCAAAGAGATTCGGTGAACTCCCTTTTAAAGTTAAAGTAATGTAACTTACGCAATTTGACTATGAGTAAGATTCGTATTGCTCTGATTGAAGATCATGACCTCACCCGTGTAGGTATTCGGACAGCTTTACTACAAAAGGAAGAAGTTGAAGTTGTCGGAGAAGCTGCCAATGCGGCGGCAGGTCTAAAAATGTTAAAAAAGGTACAACCAGATATTGCAATTATCGATATTGGTTTACCAGACAAGGATGGTATTGAACTGACACGGGAGTTGAAAGCTCTCAGTAATGGAGATGATTCAGGCATAAAGGTGCTAATTCTCACACTTCAGGATAACAAAGAAGCGGTGTTGGCAGCTTTTGCAGCTGGGGCAGACTCTTACTGTATGAAGGATATCAAGTTTGATAATTTGCTCGAAGCAGTACGAGTCACTTACAATGGCAATGCTTGGATTGATCCAGCGATCGCGCGAATTGTGTTGCAACAAGCACAAAAGAATCCGCCCTCACGGGAAAATATTTCCACAGATCAGAAAAATATTTTACCAAAATCAGAATCTGGGGAGGAGGAAAATACTGATACTTATACCCTTACAGAAAGGGAGTTAGAAGTGCTACAGTTAATCGTTGAAGGTTGTAGCAATGCACTCATTGCCGAACGACTATATATTACTGTCGGGACTGTGAAAACACACGTCAGAAATATTTTGAATAAGCTCTGTGCCGATGACCGCACTCAAGCGGCAGTACGCGCCTTGCGTTCTGGATTGGTGGGATAAAGCTCAATTTGAGTGTAAAAACCATTAAACCAACTCCACCGAAGTTACAAACTTGGAGTGAATTTATCAGTTCAAAGTGGGTAACTTCTCTTTAGAGATTACTTTTTAACCTTGAGGTAATAGGTGGGATAAAAATTGCAAAATCTCGCCATTTTAGTATCCCAAAATTTAAAGTCAAATATGACTGGAACAGACACAGGCAAATTGAAGCTCATGGTCGTAGACGATGAGCAGGATAACTTAGATTTACTCTATCGTACTTTTAGGCGAGATTTTCAAGTATATAAAGCTAATCATGCCCTGAGTGCGCTAGAAATTTTGGACAAAGAAGGTGAGATGGCTGTGATTATTTCGGATCAAAGGATGCCGGAAATGAACGGTACTGACTTTCTCAGTCTCACAGTGGAGCGCTTTCCCGATACAATTCGGATTTTACTGACTGGCTTTACTGATGTTGAAGATTTGGTAGCGGCAATTAATTCTGGTCAAGTTTTCAAGTACATTACCAAACCTTGGAGTCCTGAACAACTTAAGGTATTAGTTGAGCAAGCCACTGATACATATTGCCTAGTCAAGAAGCGTACCCGCGAGTTAAGTCGGGCTTTGCGGCGAGAATCTTTGTTCAATGCGGTGACAACGGCAATTCGGGAATCGCTAGATTATGATAGTATGCTGCAAAAAATTGTGGACACTATTGGACACTCATTTGCAACTACTTGTTGTTTGCTCAGACCAGTGGAAAGCGATCGCTTGACAGCAGAGGAATTTTGTTACCGAGATTCTCAGTCCAGTTTCCCTGATTTTGCCTACGATCCCAGTCTGTTAATTGAAAAAGTTCTGCAAACCCGCCATTATCAACTGACTCAAGATACATATGACGGCAAAAACTGTCAGCAGATGGTTGTACCACTTGCCTACCAGCAGCATTTGCTAGCGGTTCTTGCTATCTACCAGTGGGGAAAGAAACAACTTTGGCAAGAGGAAGAAATCCAACTGATTGCAGGTGTAGCTGAACAAGCAGCCTTAGCTCTGTCCCAAGCCAAACTCTACCAGCGCCTCCAGGAAAAGCAAGCACAGCTCGGTACTGAATTGGAAGTGGCTCGCCAAATTCAAAACAATTTGTTACGCCAAATTCTACCTGATATCAAGGGTGGGAAGGTGCAAGCCTGTTGTTACCCAGCCCGTGAAGTGGGAGGTGATTTTTTTGAGGTGTTTGTCCATCCCAAAGGCGATTTATGGTTAGCAGTCGGTGATGTTTCCGGTAAGGGTGTCCCAGCTGCTTTATTCATGGCTAGTGCGATTTCGGTATTACGACGGGAATTAGCTCAAGAAACACCAGCCGAACCCAATGTAGTAGTACATCACCTAAATAACGCTCTTTGTGATGACTTGACTGGCAACAATTGCTTCATTACCCTCGTTCTGGCTCGTTATACTCCTATCACTAAAGAACTAGTTTATGCTAATGCTGGTCACATCTATCCCTTAGTTTGGTCACATCAAAACAGCGTAGCCGTTAACCCTAATTATCTCAAAGTGCGTGGCATTCCTTTGGGTATCTTGCCTCAATGGCAAGCAAAATCAGGTCATTTAACTCTCGCTCCAGGAGATACCTTACTGCTAGCTAGTGATGGAATTACTGAAGCTATGGTATCAAATAAATTATTAAATCCTGAAACTATTGAGGATAGCCGACAGCTAATCAGCCGTTCTATGCTCAATCAAGAAGGGCTATGGCAAATTTTACAAAGAGAACCACAACCGTTCTCTCTTGACAATTTACTAGCTCGCATTCAGGCAGATAACCACATTCAAGAAGATGATCAAACTATACTCTCACTGGAGGTTTTATAGGTAATGAAAAGTGAGCTTCATGTACCAAGTGATCTCAATTATTTAAATATCGTCGAAAGCTGGTTGTTAGGATGCTTAAAAATACATCTAAAAGAATCAGTGGATTGGTCAAGGCAATCAAGTCGTTTGCGGCTAGCTTTGGTGGAAGCATACTCAAATGTAGTCCGTCATGCCCACAAAGAACAACCTAGTTTGCCGATTTTACTGCGTTTAGAATTGAAAAACCGAGATATTGCCATAGAAATTTGGGACTATGGCGAAGGCTTTGATATCTCTAACTACTTTCCGCCCAACCCTACAGATAAACAAGAAGGCGGTTATGGATGGCTGATTATGAATCGTCTGATGGATAATGTTGAATATCAGTTACAAGTTAATGGTGCAAATTGTCTCAAATTAGAAGCTACTCTCCCAGAAATAACTAGTTAACAATTTCAAATGCCCAAATTGACGATTGCTAGACTTTTTCAGTATTGTCTAAGCTTACATAAAAAGTCTGGTAATTGCCGATTTTACCGTGGTATGATTAGCATTAATAATATGTCTCGGTTTCCTCCGGCAACTCGCTCAATTGATTCTAGGGCAGCTGCTGAGGCTGGAAAACATTTACCATCTAAGGCCGGAACTTCTGCAAAGTAATCTCGTGGTTTAAACAAGTGCAGAATGTGTTCCTTGCCGTTGGGGGATACCTTAAATATTTTGACTCGTCCAGTTTTCACCACAAAGAATCCCGTTGCCTCACTACCTTGATGAAAAATCACATCTCCTTTGTTAAATCGTTGCAGTTGGGCAATTTTCGTCAACGGTAGCAGTTGTGTCCGATTTAACTCTCGAAATATTAACGTTGTTTGTAACCAACTGCTTAAATCAGATTTATCTACCATCATTGCACCCTAGGCGATCGCCTACTCCTATTTCATGAATCTAATACAGCCCGGCGTAAATAAACCTCCCATTCCAAGTCAACGAAAAGCCTACAAAATAAGCTTTTTGACTTCCGCCTTGGGCTACTAGTTGTCACTGTCAGAAAATTAAGAATTTTTCCATATTGGTTTTGACTTAAGTCAAATCATTTTACAGGGCTGTTGTTCTAAACTAGAGTTGTTCATCAAAAGAGCAAAAAACTCGTAATCATGCTGTTAAAAAAACCATAAAATTTTGGACGTTGCTGAATCAGAGTATGAAATACCAAAATTATCCACTATTAACCAGAAACTCAATCTTTAACGAACCCAAGTTTCAAATCTGGGGTAACGATGGTTGACTCATGACTTTGAGTTCTTTTCTGCAAGTCTGCATTGTAAATACTTAATAGCATGACATTTCTATGCTATGACCACAACTAAAATATTCCCATCAATTCATTAATTTTAACTATGACAACTTTATTTGATCAACTCGGTGGCAAAGAGGCTGTTGACCTAGCAGTTGATAAGTTCTACGAACGTGTTTTGCGCGATGAACGCATCAACTACTTTTTTAAAGATGTCGATATGGTCAAGCAACGCAATCACCAAAAAGCTTTTCTTACCTACGCTTTTGGAGGTACTTCTCAATATAATGGTCGATATATGAGGGAAGCACACCAAGAGTTGGTAGAAAAACGAGGTTTGAACAGCGAGCATTTTGACGCAGTTGCGGAGAATCTCATGGACACGCTCAAAGAGATGGGTGTTCCTGATCATCTACTTGCAGAAGTGGCAGCGATCGCCGCAGCACCTCAACACAAAAAAGATGTCTTGAATGTTTGAATCTGTGAAATAAATGTACAACACCCCGATAAGTTCTCTTCCTGGGGTGTTTTTGGCTAATTTTGCCGCCGTAGAGCCAGTAATTCTTGGGGAGAACCTAACAGCTTAATTTTAGCGTTGATAATTTGTCGTTGTCGGTTGAGGATAAAGAACCAGGTGACATTGACACCACACCAGGAAGTTTGCGCCTTACCTGTTACCTGAAATTGGATGTGCTCATTTTCTAAGGTTTCGACAATTCCTTGACGGGGAAAAGCTTTAGTATTTTGAGCTTCTTGTTCTAAATAGAGAGCGATCGCCTCTTTTCCCACAATACCAGATTCAAAGGGCGGATACATTACGCCATCATCGGCAAATAGGGCAACAGTTGCTGGAAATTCTCCGGCGTTGAGAGTTTCAAAGTAACGCAGGATAATGGGTTCGATAATTCCCTCAATCTGAAATTCTTCTGTGTTTAT comes from the Nodularia sp. NIES-3585 genome and includes:
- a CDS encoding armadillo-type fold-containing protein, translating into MAKASFSWQQRINQIPHWSLFKFKRGSPKQRTFKPLSGPGGILGFFTIIVAMLLWNWKLLLALLVGVGVMLLVYSMQKWDWQLHLSQMWKFLNSPNCRLALAVGSGGIATVSTYMAAAIWVDSKSSWIAAGAILQGLGTLLTLILLMWQIVSFYGNQERNNLDQLLVNLTEPDPLQRLIAIRQLTKIITSQQVDSQVQEEVMQCLRLLLSQEPETVIRDAALDSLQALDRRRSSLPLSKVTYS
- a CDS encoding alpha/beta fold hydrolase; this translates as MFQPQGFEQRSIITSLGKMVYYTATSSPWQENSAAKQEKETLVFLHGFGGGSSAYEWSKVYPAFAAEYRILAPDLIGWGRSEHPARNYMIDDYLTTIREFIQQTCTGPVKVIASSLTAAFTIRVAIAYPDLFKSLTLVTPAGLSDFGEDYSRSVFAQIVSVPIIDRVLYSTGIATSAGIRNFLEQRQFAQSNRIYEEIVEAYLKSAQQPNAEYAALSFVRGDLCFDLSLYIQQLKTPTAIIWGQKSEFTGPDIGRRLSEKNPQAIRIFQPLEDVGLTPQLELPAVTIGLIRQFLPMLD
- a CDS encoding DUF4330 domain-containing protein, whose translation is MAILDSKGRLFGKINLLDLGAALVILFVIIGIFVFPGTTGSVAQVGIKTVPIEVDLAVRGLNVRDPERLFEKGFTKGGKTNVIIRNQPYGQIGIKSVQVLPRTLTVSQPDGSVKELPDPRTNNFSTDMLLTLEGKAQITDTGLVLGKSQVKIGTTFELEGFNYNFNSTVIDVRLLDN
- a CDS encoding response regulator transcription factor: MSKIRIALIEDHDLTRVGIRTALLQKEEVEVVGEAANAAAGLKMLKKVQPDIAIIDIGLPDKDGIELTRELKALSNGDDSGIKVLILTLQDNKEAVLAAFAAGADSYCMKDIKFDNLLEAVRVTYNGNAWIDPAIARIVLQQAQKNPPSRENISTDQKNILPKSESGEEENTDTYTLTERELEVLQLIVEGCSNALIAERLYITVGTVKTHVRNILNKLCADDRTQAAVRALRSGLVG
- a CDS encoding WecB/TagA/CpsF family glycosyltransferase, whose translation is MFKPPQMFSVLGIPVHVMSNYPGWLLECLQHSIGTHVVTLNAEMTMQAERNQALAQVIQNAELVIPDGAGVVLYLRWLFWQKVQRCPGIELSESLLQQIGQQQPDTKLFFYGGTPGVVAQAAEFWQQQIPKLNIVGTNSGYHTPEEEELLKQRLTELQPQLIFVGLGVPRQELWIAQNRHLCPQAIWIGVGGSFDIWSGIKTRAPAWLGNNNLEWLYRLYQEPWRWRRMLALPEFVVKAFIYRLTARGAI
- a CDS encoding metallophosphoesterase family protein; the encoded protein is MSETSQRRIVIGDVHGHYEGLMTLMEAIAPASDDQVYFLGDLIDRGPKSAQVIDFVKDNNYPCLLGNHEQMLLSILTGSNTSASAMQAWLYGGGQATIASYEEASIPEEHMQWLKSLPLYLDLGDIWLTHAGVDPEIPLVEQTAEQFCWIRDEFHSIEQPYFSDKLMIIGHTITFTFPGVAPGKLAQGQGWLDIDTGAYHPRSGWLTGLDATNNLIYQVNVFNNSVRTLPLAEGVVMVKPEKRTARRHKQRA
- a CDS encoding M48 family metallopeptidase, with translation MNWQNFFANNHNGRRRWFYPLISVVVALTLCLTTPMPGNAFDIRSLLFRGIQVIQMSNMSDRQEVDLGRQMNQQLQSSNIRLSRNTQINRYVEQIGQRLVANSDRPNLPFTFQVVDDKAINAFATLGGFVYIHTGLMKAADNEAELASVIAHEIGHITGKHLVQQMRQREIASGVASAAGLDRNAAVGIGIDLALNRPRSRQDEFDADNRGLKTLTQAGYGQSAMVSFMQKLMQGGGSVPTFLSTHPGTGDRINALQRSINAQPSNQRDGLDNAAYRANIKAIL
- the ftsE gene encoding cell division ATP-binding protein FtsE, yielding MPVLTTPTITDKSINTENTQTQQHSSNTDAIVQLRSVTKTYRNGCHALLDVNLEVKKKGFLFITGPSGSGKSTLLKLLYGQELATQGDVIVNDCNIKSLRGDRLSKLRRRIGIVFQDYKLIPQRTVAENITFVLQAQGYTRKEIYRRLEPTLKLVGLLTKADCFPDQLSGGEQQRVSIARAIVGTPPLLLADEPTGNLDPDNSWQVMQILQKLNTFGATVIVTTHDEQLVRRCNHLVVQVRNGRIDRQSPKVQSH
- a CDS encoding RNA-guided endonuclease TnpB family protein gives rise to the protein MYLTQKNQIRKLKVNEFTALKELCRLSKNLYNIGLYTVRQYYFQERKHLKYESNYHHCKANENYRLLNTDIAQQTLKVVDRTFRSFYGLIASVKSGFYSSKVRLPHYLPKDGYFPLIIPRVKVKDGKFRIPMSTAFKAEHGEIWIPFPERLNQETLKEVRILPKYNGRFFEVEFIFEAQETPIETKPESAISIDLGLDNLATCIDTNGASFILDGKPLKSFNQWFNKENARLQSIKDLQKIKGTTERQARLAINRHAKVRDYLNKAARYVINHCLEHRIDKLIVGFNIEIKQSISIGSRNNQNFVQIPHSSFRLKLKSLCERYGIKYAEQEESYTSKASFLDNDTIPVFNADNPKKYEFSGKRIKRGLYRTQDGILVNADCNGAANILRKSKHNALSGVSSGCLAQPLRVKIS